The sequence below is a genomic window from Rhinopithecus roxellana isolate Shanxi Qingling chromosome 7, ASM756505v1, whole genome shotgun sequence.
CACGCCCCTCTTTCCCCACCAAAACACACACAGGTAGAAACACCAACCCCCTTTACTCTTTGTGTATTAAAATTTTCAGGAAATTTATCTTCAGTGCTTAGTCCTGAGCCAGACCTTATCCCCCAGTTTCCAGCTGTGGACCTGTTGGTCTGGCCTCAAACCCCACAGAAGCCACCTCCCTGCCTTCCCACACacacctccctcttcccctcactCCTTCCTCCCCCACCATCAAGGAACTCACAGAGACATATCCTTTGGATTCaggttgattttattttcatggttttaaCCTGTCGGTGTAGAATTCACTGTCTGTATGTTTGATGACTTTTCAGTGGCAGACCTCTAGAGACATCACAGAGCTGAGGTGTCTCTTCTCCCTTTGAAATTATTGGCTGCTCATGTCATCACTTGAAACGGTGGCGTTCTCCACAGTCTTTTGGTTTTTGTCGgcctcttctttcttcattttttctttcagccGGCGATAGTGACCACGCGGTACTGTTCCTCTACCTTTCTTAGGTTTTCCTGTAGGGGTGTTCGTTTCAGAGGCTTTTTTGCTGGCGCTTCCTTGAAGGGGTCTTTTCGACTTCATGGTGGTCTTTAGGCCCTATAGGGAGATCACAGTCAGGCCAGAGGGCATTGGTTTTGGGAAAGAAGGTGGGAAATGCATAGGACTAGGCTTCATGAGAAGGGAGTGAGTTGAGGAGGGGGtttgtgtgaggcaaggaaaggATAGGAGTCTTGGGGTGGCGGAATCAGTGGGGCAAAGAGAAGGGGCTTGGGCAGGATCATCTCACCTTAACGCCACATCTGGACCTTCGCTGACGGGGagtcttccccttcttcctccctttggTACTTGGGATTGGTGGGTTCTGTTTGTCCACACCTTCATTAGTCTCCTGTGGTTCACTGGTCACCTTTGCCATGCTGAAGTGTCCCAGTGGTCTACTCAGAGCTCCTGATCATCCAATATATACCCCTCCCAGCACAATGAGGGGCCACACCCTTCAACTTTGGTCAGCAAGGCACTCTCCC
It includes:
- the LOC115898647 gene encoding uncharacterized protein CXorf51A-like; the protein is MAKVTSEPQETNEGVDKQNPPIPSTKGRKKGKTPRQRRSRCGVKGLKTTMKSKRPLQGSASKKASETNTPTGKPKKGRGTVPRGHYRRLKEKMKKEEADKNQKTVENATVSSDDMSSQ